A stretch of DNA from Deltaproteobacteria bacterium:
GATCGTGGGTCCCCGCGGACGCTGTTGAGCCAATCGTGATACCTCTTGAACTCCGAGGTGTTCCTCAGTCTGTACTGATGAGGCGACTGCCCGGAAAAAGAGCGGTAGACGTTCGAGTCCCAGATCGCAAACTTGTCTGGTGCCGTGAAGTGGAGGAGCTTCGAAGCGCCGACGAGTGAGTTGTTGACAACCCTGACGAGGTTTTCGAGGTCCTGATCCGCGAAAAACTCCCGTTGAGCGCGATTCAAGGATTCGGCGGCACGAGACACGTCACCGTCGCCCTTGGGGTTGATCTCGAGTATCGTCGGCATCCAGCCGTAGACGGCGTGGGCCGCCACGATAAGACTATCTATGTTCCAAAAGCTCACCGCGGTGAAATGCCGCAGTAGGGCGAGGTAGGACTGGTGATACGAATCCCTCGGCTTGATCCGCTTCAAAAACGGCCGGTTGATGGTGAAAATCGACCATCGATTTCCCGCGGGTAAAAACCCCGATTTGCGGTTAAAATACTTAAAGGGGATCCTTAATCAGGCGGTCCGAAAATCGGGATGGAAACGGCATCTGGAAATGGAGCGCAACAACCCGGCCTTTTTCCAACCGGCTCGAAGCCGTTTAGTCGACGCGATACAGGCGTCTTTGCAGACAATCGGCAAAAGGGGGAAACCCCTCACGCGCCCCGGTTGCACCGAGGCGGGGTATTTGGCCAAAATTGCCGATCAGGTGCTCACGATCGGCCCAGGGGTCTCGTATGGAAACGCGCATCAACCGAATGAACGGGTGAAGGTTGCCGAGTTGGAGGAAGCTGTGGAATTTTATCGTGAATTGATTAAACGACTTTGTTTTTATTGATCAAAGTGCCTGGGTGCCCGCGTGCCCGGGTGCCTGCGTAAACACGGGGAACGCGAACACTCGGGCACTCAGGCACTCGGGCACGGAAAAAAATGTTTCTCATCCGAAGCGTCGAAAAAAGGGATTTAAAGGATATTCTGGCCTTGAGCCGCCAGCTGGACACGGTGAATCTGCCTCCCCATGCCCGGATTCTTAAAAAAATGATCGAGCGTTCGGAAAAAAGTTTTGCGGGAAGGTTGAAGCAGGAAAAGGCGCAGTATGTGTTTGTCCTTGAAGACACCTTGCGAAAAAAAGTTGTCGGTGTTTCAAAAATTTTTGCCCGGCACGGGACCCCCGCAAGGCCGCATGTCTATTTTGAAACGGCGCACGAAAAAGTCTCATCACGGACACTGGGGATCAAGTTCAAAAGAAAGGTCTACCGTTTTGGGGCTGATCCGCTCGGATTCACCGAAATTGGGGGGCTGGTGCTCGACCGGCGGTATCGCCGGCATCCGCAAAAACTGGGCAAACAATTATCCTGGGCGCGGTTTCTTTTGATGAAGGCGCATCCCTCCTGGTTCAAAAAGAGGGTGATTGCCGAGCTTTTGCCGCCCTTTCGAGCGGGCGGCGAGTCATCGCTCTGGAACCATTACGGATCTAAAATGACCGGGCTTTCCTACAAGAAGGCGGACATTTTGAGCTTTCAGAACAAGGAGTTTATCCTGAACCTCTTCCCGCGCAACGATTTGTACTTTGATCTTCTCCCCAAAGAAGTTCAGGAAGACATTGAAAAGACAGGCCCCGGCTCGAAGGGGGCTGAAGTTCTCCTCCGGCGGATCGGCTTTCGCTACGCAGGAACAATTGATCCCTTCGACGGCGGACCTCACTACCGGGCGCCGCTTAAGTCAATACAGGTTTATCGGTCCGCCCGGCGCCTGGTTTGCCGTAGTGTGGCGTCGTCTGTGTCGGGTCCGAAAATGATGGTCCTTGCGGAAGGCAAAGGAAAAATCCGGGCGCTGGTGACACGGGCGAAGGTGCGCGGAAAGAATTTGTATCTGCCGCAAGAGGCGTTTGATCTGTTGAATGCGGAGGAGGTTTATGTCGTCCCGTTTGGTTCTCATGGGTGACCCCGCCCTTTTTTCCATCAAAAAGGGGGCCAACCCGCACACGCGTAATTGGCTCGGCGTGAAAAAAAAGGTCGATCCCCGCAGGGCCTTTCTCCAGTGGCACGCCATGGCGGAGACACTGATGCGCTACGGGGTGCAGATTTACGTCATTCCGGCTCATCCCGATTTCCCCGGCCTTGTCTTTCCCGCCAATGCCGGGTTTGTGCCCAATGCAGACCAGCCGCGTCCCTTAAGCAGTCGTGAATTTATCCTGTCCAACCTCGGAGAGGCCCGGTCCGAGGAAAAAGAAATTTACCGGTTATTTGTCTCCCGACTCGGTCTCAAGGTGCGGGAGATCACGACCCAGTTTGAAGGGGAGGCCGATCTGATCCCGTGGGAAAATCGTTTTATTTTTACTTATGGAAAATTAACGCGCCAACGCTTTATCCCTCGCGTTGGAATCCCTCCGTGGAAAAGGGTGTATGGCTTTCGTTCCGACGAGAAGGCCCTCTCCGAATTGTCCCGATGGATTCCTTTTGATCGGACGCTTTCTCTGGAACTGGCGCAGGAGGCCTTCTATCACGGCGATACGGTTCTTTGCTCTTTTGGGCCAAAGAGAGAGTATCTGCTGATCTACCGAAATGGCCTGAAAGAAAAAGCGCGGCGGATTTTGGGTGGAGAAAAAAACGTTATCTGGATCTCGGAAGAGGATGCTTCGGAATTCGCCGCCAATTCCTTTCAGATTATTCATGAAGGACGGTGCATTCTCTTCATGCCCCATGGCGCCACCCCGGAACTCCGCGATGAAATCGAAAAAAGAGGGGTCGAGACGGTTCCCATCGATGTCTCGGAATTTTTTTCAAAGGGGGGAGGGGCAGTCAAGTGTCTTGTCGGCGACCTGGGGGCCTGGATGCAGGATCAAAACATCGACGAGTCAGCCGGCAAATTCCGCAATCATCATCTCTACCGGCACTATTTCGCCAACCAGCCCTGCGCGCATCGATTTTAAGTCGGTGAGCGGGCGTCGGAGTAATGAAGCGCGAGCGAACGGGGAAGACCCCCTTACCGATTCGGTAGACGCAATTGACGCCCGTTTACCTATTTGTAGTTGGCGGGGTCTATTTGTTTCAGCGCCTCAGTTGCTTTCTCCCTCACCAGGGGGTCACTGTCACTTAATGCTTGCTTCAGCGCCGGTAGCGCCTCTGCGGCAGAAGGGCCGAAATATCCAAGAATAGCAGCAGCAAATTCCCGCTCAAAAGGGGCGATATCAGGAGTTAAAGGATTTTCACCACGAAGTTTTTCGATCAGCATGGGTACAACAACCTCAGGACCAATATCTATAAGCCCCCGTAGAGGTTTTTCCCGATCGGCAGGATTTTTAGCAAGGAGTATCTTAAAAAAGAAATGCGTCGCAAGCTTACGAAGAGGTTCTTGCTGTCTAATAGGATCGTCGGGATAGAGCAATTTTGAAAAAGAAAGCTGTGCCCTCGCCCTCCGAATTTGCTCTTGCTCATCAACATTTAAAATAGCGCTGAGAGGGTTTGGCATAAGCCGCCCAAATCGCTTCTCAATCTCATCCAGGCTGAGCCCCCATGTCGGATTTGATGCTCCCCCTGACGGTTTATTTTTCAGCTTGATCCGAAGCGCGCGAACATTTTCGGAGACATCACCAATGGGTGCCTTAATATCCTGCAGATAAAAAGGGTGATCCGGAAGAACCCCTCCCTGCCGCACCACTTCTGACAATTGAACATCCACATTAACTCCTCCCCCTCCAGTCGCAAGCAAGACTGGGGACCCCCCTGCTACAGGCTGCCCTACATAAAAGACCGGTAAAAATTCGGCGGTCTCTGATGTTTCCCATGGACTCCCTTCGGAAGAATCAAGAAAGGAACCGGAAAGTTCGAACCCATTTTGATAAAGGATTTTTGCCACGACAACCGCTTTGTAGAGTTCCTTGAGCTCTTCGAGAATCGGGTGATGGTTTATTATTTCTTCCATTGTTGTTTCATCATTGAGACTATCGGCATACCAGGAAGAAAGACTCCCCGGCTCGCAGGCTTCGGCTGTATCTGTGATGTTTGATTCCGATCCGCCAAACTGGACGGGTCTGCATGAGACATGAAGTTGCATATCGGCAAAATCGTAGACAGCAGAACCGTCTGGTGCCGTTATTTTTCTAATGACAAAAGAGGCCGGATCGGCCTGAAACCAAAATCGGGAAGCTTCCAAAGTACCCGGGTTTTCTCCCCCCCGAATGAGCGCATCGGCTCTTTTAAAATAGGGGGTCGGTGTCTGATGGCCTTGGTCTCCCATGGCAAGAGTTTTTAAAAGGAGATCCGAAGCCATGAGCACATCCCCCACATGGGTATTTCTCAAAGCCGGATCTGAAAAAATAGCCTGCATGGTGAAACTCGCCGGATTTTGGACACCCAAAAAATGCCAAACACTTTCTCCATACAAAAGCTGACCGACCTCAGGGGAGTCAAATCCCTGCAATGCTTGTTTTGCGACAGCTAAGGTGCCATTGATGGCGGCCGCACTGGCGGCATCGGGGAGAAGTGTAAAAGAAGGGGCCTGACCGCCTGTTCTGTAAAGACTGTTGAGAATCTCCTGGACATCGGCAAGATTGACTCCTCGAGCTTGAAAGACTCCTTCTTGGGGCTGAAGATCCGCCTCGGATTTGGAGGCATAGAGGGTAATGGTGGTTCCATCAGCCGAAAGTTTAAAACCCTTCAGCTCCCCCATCCCCAGCATGCTACTATCCAAAGGAAAAGGGACATCGAGGTCAACCCCTCCCAGCGGATTGACCTCTTCGGGTGAGGGAATC
This window harbors:
- a CDS encoding M20/M25/M40 family metallo-hydrolase, with amino-acid sequence MIRFKNGRLMVKIDHRFPAGKNPDLRLKYLKGILNQAVRKSGWKRHLEMERNNPAFFQPARSRLVDAIQASLQTIGKRGKPLTRPGCTEAGYLAKIADQVLTIGPGVSYGNAHQPNERVKVAELEEAVEFYRELIKRLCFY
- a CDS encoding C40 family peptidase produces the protein MMGPLNPVTPLPSGDEGGAVYEPFDPNDPYPVTLSKIRATTVEAARNFMTKLENGHERNYKWGGSELHGTDCGGLVYRVLFSHSSGKSPDKRENASGYFSDAQKTQSLIDDPLHHPPQPGDVFFYKDHSRPTPTVSHMGFIEQCRENSGELSCSILSAAGKEGCPDITDSRCRVVRDKIRQDSNGNWSIDYNADGKEDKKQGPNAYFFADSLKMRGIPSPEEVNPLGGVDLDVPFPLDSSMLGMGELKGFKLSADGTTITLYASKSEADLQPQEGVFQARGVNLADVQEILNSLYRTGGQAPSFTLLPDAASAAAINGTLAVAKQALQGFDSPEVGQLLYGESVWHFLGVQNPASFTMQAIFSDPALRNTHVGDVLMASDLLLKTLAMGDQGHQTPTPYFKRADALIRGGENPGTLEASRFWFQADPASFVIRKITAPDGSAVYDFADMQLHVSCRPVQFGGSESNITDTAEACEPGSLSSWYADSLNDETTMEEIINHHPILEELKELYKAVVVAKILYQNGFELSGSFLDSSEGSPWETSETAEFLPVFYVGQPVAGGSPVLLATGGGGVNVDVQLSEVVRQGGVLPDHPFYLQDIKAPIGDVSENVRALRIKLKNKPSGGASNPTWGLSLDEIEKRFGRLMPNPLSAILNVDEQEQIRRARAQLSFSKLLYPDDPIRQQEPLRKLATHFFFKILLAKNPADREKPLRGLIDIGPEVVVPMLIEKLRGENPLTPDIAPFEREFAAAILGYFGPSAAEALPALKQALSDSDPLVREKATEALKQIDPANYK
- a CDS encoding arginine N-succinyltransferase translates to MFLIRSVEKRDLKDILALSRQLDTVNLPPHARILKKMIERSEKSFAGRLKQEKAQYVFVLEDTLRKKVVGVSKIFARHGTPARPHVYFETAHEKVSSRTLGIKFKRKVYRFGADPLGFTEIGGLVLDRRYRRHPQKLGKQLSWARFLLMKAHPSWFKKRVIAELLPPFRAGGESSLWNHYGSKMTGLSYKKADILSFQNKEFILNLFPRNDLYFDLLPKEVQEDIEKTGPGSKGAEVLLRRIGFRYAGTIDPFDGGPHYRAPLKSIQVYRSARRLVCRSVASSVSGPKMMVLAEGKGKIRALVTRAKVRGKNLYLPQEAFDLLNAEEVYVVPFGSHG